From Ammoniphilus oxalaticus:
AGCGAAAGTCCAGATCTCATCCTGCTCGATTTAATGTTGCCGAGTATGGATGGAATGGAAATTTGCAAGACATTAAGAACGGAAAAAAATCATACACCCATTTTAATGTTAACGGCTAGGGATGGAGAGCACGACAAGATCGTTGGTCTTGAACTTGGCGCGGATGATTATTTAACGAAGCCGTTTAGTCCAAGAGAACTTGTAGCCAGAGTGAAAGCTATTTTACGCAGAAGTAAACAAATGCAGGAAGTTGTTTCACCAGAAGAAGAGAAAACGACAAGGATTGGACCGTTCATTATTGATTCGGAGAAATATGAAACTACCTATGCGGGGACAAGAATAGAATTGACGCCGAAGGAATTTGAATTACTTTTATACTTAGCAAAAAATCAAAGCAAAGTATTGACGAGGGACCATCTATTGAATGCTGTTTGGAATTACGATTA
This genomic window contains:
- a CDS encoding response regulator transcription factor encodes the protein MERILVVEDELSISTLLKFNLEKAGYAVITSLDGKEGLELARSESPDLILLDLMLPSMDGMEICKTLRTEKNHTPILMLTARDGEHDKIVGLELGADDYLTKPFSPRELVARVKAILRRSKQMQEVVSPEEEKTTRIGPFIIDSEKYETTYAGTRIELTPKEFELLLYLAKNQSKVLTRDHLLNAVWNYDYLGDSRIVDVHISHLREKLEEDTRNPKYIKTVRGLGYKFEV